Proteins encoded in a region of the Ursus arctos isolate Adak ecotype North America unplaced genomic scaffold, UrsArc2.0 scaffold_2, whole genome shotgun sequence genome:
- the FAHD1 gene encoding acylpyruvase FAHD1, mitochondrial, translated as MAAPRPLSRFWEWGKNIVCVGRNYADHVKEMQSAVLSEPVLFLKPSTAYVPEGSAILMPAYTRNLHHELELGVVMGRRGRAVPEAAAMDYVAGYALCLDMTARDMQDECKKKGLPWTLAKSFTASCPVSAFVPKEKIPDPHNLKLWLKVNGELRQEGETASMVFSIPYIISYVSKIMTLEEGDIILTGTPKGVGPVKENDEIQAGIHGVVSMRFKVEKPEY; from the coding sequence ATGGCCGCCCCCAGGCCCCTGTCCCGCTTCTGGGAGTGGGGGAAGAACATCGTGTGCGTGGGCAGAAACTACGCGGACCACGTCAAGGAGATGCAGAGCGCGGTGCTGAGCGAGCCGGTGCTCTTCCTGAAGCCGTCCACCGCCTACGTCCCCGAGGGCTCGGCCATCCTCATGCCGGCCTACACCCGCAACCTGCACCACGAGCTCGAGCTGGGCGTCGTGATGGGCAGGCGCGGCCGCGCCGTCCCCGAGGCCGCGGCCATGGACTACGTGGCCGGCTATGCCCTGTGTCTGGACATGACCGCCAGAGACATGCAGGACGAGTGCAAGAAGAAGGGCTTGCCCTGGACGCTGGCCAAGAGCTTCACGGCCTCCTGCCCGGTCAGCGCGTTCGTGCCCAAAGAGAAGATCCCGGACCCGCACAACCTGAAGCTCTGGCTCAAGGTCAACGGTGAACTCAGGCAGGAGGGTGAGACAGCCTCCATGGTCTTTTCCATCCCCTACATTATCAGCTACGTTTCTAAGATAATGACCTTGGAAGAAGGAGATATTATCTTGACCGGGACGCCGAAGGGAGTCGGACCCGTAAAAGAAAACGATGAGATCCAGGCTGGCATACACGGGGTCGTCAGTATGAGATTTAAGGTGGAAAAGCCAGAGTATTGA